The Eleginops maclovinus isolate JMC-PN-2008 ecotype Puerto Natales chromosome 3, JC_Emac_rtc_rv5, whole genome shotgun sequence genome includes a region encoding these proteins:
- the si:ch211-79k12.1 gene encoding uncharacterized protein si:ch211-79k12.1, with protein MKGLLVAAVVALIHGSFATLLIKGPTKPVLEGDGITLECLYSDSEANISEVNFERFVEHRQTWLPVRERFWCFSQQPLRQDGRLTLSLPHPGRYNEGSYRCVSNAENVTEQDRFSMPLTFKVYYLGEVLLTRDGFTSYLGVSAELKVRLGDEVVLKCSAGSSEEPVYYWSKDGDDWILPSSTLTLRKMTAADEGQYTCVAEHPSVGTLTKKRKVSITVLPEDARWYESSNGRVLLMASAVAVSLLVFILSMSVFLCRRAKRVRTSKGPIDDRSQKKPIYKTSVESLPSTCADKQPLV; from the exons ATGAAGGGGCTTCTGGTTGCTGCAGTGGTCGCCCTGATTCATGGCAGCTTTG CCACTTTGCTCATTAAAGGCCCGACCAAGCCGGTTCTGGAGGGTGATGGCATCACACTGGAGTGTCTTTACTCGGACTCTGAGGCCAACATCAGCGAGGTCAACTTTGAGAGATTTGTTGAG CACAGGCAGACATGGCTTCCGGTTCGTGAGCGCTTTTGGTGCTTCAGTCAACAGCCATTACGGCAGGACGGCCGTCTAACCCTGTCCCTCCCCCACCCAGGGAGGTACAACGAGGGGTCCTACCGCTGTGTGTCCAACGCTGAAAATGTGACCGAGCAGGACCGATTTTCCATGCCGCTGACCTTCAAAGTGTATT ATCTGGGAGAGGTGTTACTGACAAGGGACGGGTTCACCAGCTACCTGGGTGTCTCGGCGGAGCTGAAGGTGCGACTCGGGGACGAAGTGGTGTTGAAGTGCTCCGCCGGCTCATCAGAGGAGCCTGTCTACTACTGGAGTAAAGAT GGTGATGACTGGATCCTGCCATCCTCCACGCTGACGCTGAGGAAGATGACAGCGGCTGATGAAGGACAGTACACTTGCGTAGCCGAGCATCCCTCTGTGGGAACGCTCACCAAGAAACGCAAAGTCAGCATCACCGTGCTGCCTG AGGATGCCCGCTGGTATGAGTCTAGTAATGGCCGCGTCCTGTTGATGGCCTCGGCAGTGGCTGTCTCCCTCTTGGTGTTCATCCTCTCCATGAGTGTATTCCTGTGCCGCAGGGCCAAGCGGGTCAGGACCAGCAAGGGACCAAT TGATGACCGGTCTCAGAAGAAACCCATCTACAAAACCAGTGTGGAGTCCCTGCCCTCCACCTGTGCAGACAAACAACCTCTGGTTTGA
- the taf12 gene encoding transcription initiation factor TFIID subunit 12: MANSTVTAVKVGTPGPAGRTSPEGSQVLSKKKLQDLVREIDPNEQLDEDVEEMLLQIADDFIESVVTAACQLARHRKSNTLEVKDVQLHLERQWNMWIPGYGSDEIRPFKKACTTEAHKQRMALIRKTTKK; encoded by the exons ATGGCTAACAGCACCGTAACAGCAGTGAAGGTTGGGACCCCTGGCCCTGCTGGCAGGACTAGTCCAGAGGGATCTCAG GTGCTCAGtaagaagaagctgcaggacCTGGTGAGAGAGATCGATCCCAATGAGCAGCTGGACGAAGATGTTGAGGAG ATGCTGCTACAAATTGCAGATGACTTTATAGAGAGCGTTGTGACAGCGGCCTGTCAGCTGGCTCGCCATCGCAAGTCCAACACCTTGGAGGTGAAGGATGTTCAATTACATCTGG AGCGCCAGTGGAACATGTGGATTCCTGGTTATGGCTCCGATGAGATCCGGCCGTTCAAGAAGGCTTGCACCACAGAGGCTCACAAACAG agAATGGCACTGATCCGCAAGACAACCAAAAAGTAG
- the rab42b gene encoding ras-related protein Rab-42b encodes MDLTLWQYQFRIIMLGDSTVGKSSLLKRYTEDLFLETINQTVGVDFYVHFLEVEPGVRVKLQFWDTAGQERFRSVTRSYYRNSVGGLLVFDMTNQASFDHIKEWHDEVCERVQPHKVLFVLVGQKSDQDAQGGRVVSREQAEKLAGQLGMPYVEASAKTGQNVRDAFELLTRRVYQGLLSGEVELQEGWDGVKCTAPQALQAQRASLTQAGSASRKKKCCD; translated from the exons ATGGATCTAACGTTGTGGCAGTACCAGTTCAGGATCATCATGCTGGGGGACTCCACAGTGGGCAAGTCCTCCCTGCTGAAGCGCTATACAGAAGACTTGTTCCTGGAGACCATCAACCAGACGGTTGGAGTAGATTTCTACGTTCACTTCCTGGAGGTGGAGCCGGGGGTCCGTGTCAAGCTGCAGTTCTGGGACACAGCCGGGCAGGAAAGGTTCAG gtCGGTGACCCGTTCCTATTACCGCAACTCAGTCGGAGGCCTGCTGGTGTTTGACATGACCAACCAAGCCTCCTTTGACCACATAAAGGAATGGCACGATGAGGTGTGCGAGCGGGTGCAGCCGCATAAGGTTCTGTTCGTCCTTGTGGGACAGAAGAGCGACCAAGATGCTCAGGGAGGGAGGGTGGTGAGTCGGGAGCAGGCTGAGAAACTGGCCGGGCAGCTAGGGATGCCCTACGTCGAGGCCTCTGCCAAGACGGGTCAGAACGTGAGGGACGCCTTCGAGCTGCTCACTCGTCGGGTCTACCAGGGTCTGCTGAGTGGAgaggtggagctgcaggagggctGGGATGGAGTCAAGTGCACCGCACCACAGGCGCTTCAGGCACAGAGAGCCAGCCTGACACAGGCCGGCTCCGCCTCCAGGAAAAAGAAGTGTTGTGATTAA